TAATCAACTACTAAAGCACGAGTAATATTTACCCGTTGCTTTTCGCCTCCAGAAAATGTAGTGGGGGAAATATTCCACAGTCTTTCTGGGAGGTTGAGGCGACAAAATAATTCTTTAACTTTTTGATATGCAACATCTATATTTACTCCTAATTCTAAAAGTGGTTCTGCAGCTACCTCCAACGCTGGAACTCTGGGAATTACTCGTAAAAACTGGCTGACATATCCAATTGTTTTCTGCCGAATTGTTAAAATTTCGTGGGGAGCAAGTTGACACAAATCAACCCAATTTTGCTGATGCTTTATCCAGATGGAACCACTATCAACCCGATAATTAGCATATAAACAGCGCATAAATGTAGATTTTCCACTTCCCGATGCTCCAGCAAGGGCGACACATTCTCCTGCATTAATGCTCAAAGATACGCCTTTTAGTACCGGTAAACAAATTCCTCCTTGCTGATGTAAAGTAAAGCTTTTTCGCAAATTTTCAACTTGTAAAACTGCTTGGCTAGCAAAATTTACTTGTCGATGATTAACAGGTAATGATTGCATTAAACATCTCCAGGGATTGGGGATTGGGGATTGGGAGTAGTGACAAAGAGTAATGAGTAATGAGTAATGAGTAATGAGTAATGAGTAATGAGTAATGAGTAATGAGTGATGAGTAATGAGTGATGAGTGATGAGTAATGAGTAATGAGTGATGAGTAATGAGTGATGAGTGATGAGTGATGAGTAATGAGTAATGAGTAATGAGTAATGAGTAATGAGTAATGAGTAATGAGTAATGAGTAATGAGTAATGAGTAATGAGTAATGAGTAATGAGTAATGAGTAATGAGTAATGAGTAATGAGTAATGAGTAATGAGTAATGAGTAATGAGTAATGAGTAATGAGTAATGACAAATGACAAATGACAAATGACAAACGACAAACGACAAATGACAAATTCAAGGTGTTAAAGTGGCGCTAACTAGTAATTGAGTGTAAGGATGTTGTGGATCATCAAGCACTTGGTCAGTCAAACCTGATTCCACCACCTGTCCTTGTTGCATAACTAGTAATCTGTGAGCCAGAAGCCTGACTACGCCGATATCGTGGGTGACTATAATGACGCTGAGTTGAAAATTTCGGACAAGCGATCGCAACAAATCTAATAACCGTGCTTGTACCGAGACATCTAACCCCCCCGTCGGTTCATCCATTAATATCAAGCGAGGACGTGTCACCAACACACGAGCCAGTTGTAATCTTTGTTGCATCCCTCCCGAAAAGTGAATTGGCAAATCATCTATCCGCCCTGGGTCAATTTCCACTTGTTGTAGCCAGTGGGCTGCTTCATCCCGAATTTTACCGTAATGCCGTACTCCTATATCTAGTAGGCGTTCGCCAATATTGGCGCCAGCACTGACCCTCATTCGCAAACCATCACGGGGATTTTGCTGAACAAAACCCCACTCTGTTCGCATCAATAAACGCCGTTTAGCTTCCGCAAGCTGGCAAATATCTAAGTAATCTCCACTACTACTAGCATAAATAATATTACCCTGGTCAAGAGAAATTTGATTGGCGATCGCACTCAGCAAAGTAGACTTACCTGAACCTGATTCGCCAACAATACCGAGAACTTGTCCAGGATAGAGATCAAAAGAAATGCGATCGCACGCTTTAATTGCGCCGTAGGATTTACTCAGTTCGTGAACCTGTAAAAGAGGTTTAGTCATTAGTTATTAGTGATTTGTCATTGGTCATTGGTCATTTGTCATTTGTCATTTGTCATTTGTCATTTGTCATTGGTCATTTGTTATTTGTCATTGGTAGGTAACTCCTAACTCCTAACTCCTAACTCCTAACTCCTAACTCCTAACTCATTACTCATTACTCATTACTCATTACTCATTACTCATTACTCATTGGTCATTTGTCATTTGTCATTTGTCATTGGTCATTGGTCAACCGTCAACAGTCATTGGATTTTTGCCTTGCCGTCGATTACAGTAGTCTGTATCTGAGCAGATCCACATTCGTCCACCTTGGTCGTCAATGACTACTTCATCTAGATAGCTTTCTGTGGAACCGCATAACTCACAGACTTGATCCCATCGCTCGATAGTAAAGGGATGGTCTTCAAAGTCGAGGCTTTTAACTTTGGTGTAGGGTGGAATTGCATATATGCGTTTTTCTCTCCCTGCGCCAAATAATTGCAGTGCGGGACTCATCTCCATTTTGGGATTATCAAAGCGTGGGATCGGACTAGGACTCATCAGATAGTGGTTATGCACAATTACCGGGTAGTCGTAGGATGTAGCAATGTATCCATGTCTGGTGATGTCTTCGTAAAGCTTGACATACATAGACCCGTATTCTTCTAAGGCGTGCATTTTGCTGGTTTCAACAGATGAAGGTTCTAGCCATCGCAAAGGTTCGGGGATCGGTACTTGATAAACTAAAATCTGTCCATCCTGTAGTGGTGTTTCGGGTATGCGATGACGAGTCTGAATTAAAGTTGCTGCTGATGTCTGTTCTGTGGTTTCTACACCACAAACTTTTTGGAAAAAGCGGCGAATATTTACGGCGTTGGTGGTATCATCTGCTCCTTGATCAATTACTTTCAATACATCAGTTTGACCAATGACAGCAGCTGTTACCTGAATTCCACCAGTACCCCAGCCGTAAGACATGGGCATTTCTCTGGAAGAAAAGGGAATTTGATGTCCGGGAATAGCAACGGCTTTCAGCAGAGCGCGACGAATTGATCGCTTTGTTTGCTCGTCTAAGTAAGCAAAATTAAAGCCTGTTTCTGGGGATGGGGAATTGGGAGAAATATTCATTTTCCAAGGGATATTAAACAGGCTGTTATAGATGGAATGAAATGGTTTAAATCGGGTGTTTGCAGATTTGTGATTTTTGCTTGGTCGTCATAAATCCTTAACTGCACAGCATCTTGGGCATAGGGTTGGTGAATAAATGTATCTGCTTGTTCAGGCGAAAATCTTCCTCCTTGCAGTTCTAAGCTGCGTTTAGATGGATTTGAGAGACTATTCCAATATTCAGGATCAACTGAGCAAAGATAGCGTTTGGCGGCGACATGAAATTTAATTGGTTCTGTGACTGCTGGACTAAACATTTTACTTAGTAAGGAAATAGCTCGATATTCATGTTGATCGTCTATACCTTTGGTGGCTGGATTATCTCCCAAATTATGAATTAAATGCCCTAAGTCATGAAGTAGACAAGCAGTAATTAATTCATTTGTTTGACCTGATGCTTCGGCGAGGCTAGCGCATTGTAAGGCGTGTTCTAGCTGACTAACAGCTTCGTCGCCATACAATTGATGACCTTTTTCGGCAAATAGATTAATAATGTTTTCGATAGTAGGTTTCATGTGATTTCGTGTGATATAGCAACCGCCAAAGTGCTTAGGACATTAACTGATGATAAAACCTAGACATAATCAGACTTGTAACCCAGTCCCCAGTCCCCTGCTATATCGAGCAACTTCTTGTCCGGCTATATAAACAGATGCGATGGACGATGGTAGAGGATGAGCAGAACAGATTAAGAGAAAATCAGCGTCTAAACCAGGAGCAATTTTACCTTTGCGATCGCTAATTCCCACCGCTTCTGCAGGTCGTTGGGAAACTAATGACCATGCTTGTTCAAAAGACATTAAGCCTAATTCTTCAAGCTTGAAGGGGGCATAAAATAAGGAAGGATAATGATAATCTGAGCAAAGACAATCGAGGACCTTATGTTTAATCGCTTCAGCTACACTCATCAAGCCCAGGTGAGAGCCACCACGAACTAAATTAGGGGCACCCATGAGGACTGCTGCTCCATATTCACGAGACTGGGCGGCTAAGGTAATATCAGCGGGAAATTCGGCGATCGCTACTCGGCGTTGTTGACTCAGCGCCACTTTTTCTGGGGTGTCATCATCATGAGAAGCCAGGGGAATATTTTTGCTATGAGCTAAATCCACCAATTCTGCTATTTGCGCGTATCCTTCCTGTCGCCGTTCTGCTACTTGGTTGAGTAATGCTTCAATTTCTAGCACCGACATGGATGATCTTTGTCTCACACTGTTGAGATATCGGCTCAATCTCTTTTCATTTCCTGGGGGTGGTAAATGGTCGTTGACTGACAAAATATGCACCCGATCAGATGTTAGCCAATCACACAACTCTTGATGTCCTGCGGTATTTGCTTCTTCATGTCTAATATGAATCCTGTGATTGCAATTTAAAATTTGTTTTCCTACCCCCAAGATAAAGTCAATTAATTCCCTGGCTGAATCTCGGCTGCGTAAACCTGGTTCATAGGAATCTGTAATTGAGCAGTAAAAAGTTGTGATTCCAGATGCTAAAAGATGACGATCATTGTCAGCCATCGCCATTGCTAGAGGAAAGTTAATTCCAGGACGAGGATAAATCATCCTTTCAAAAGCATCACCGTGGAGGTCGATCATTCCTGGCAACATCTGTAGTCCTTGAGCATTTACTAGATGAAATCCCTCTGGACTAATTGCCTGATCAATGCTAGTAAATTGCCCATCTTCTATGCAGACTGTGGCATCTTTTAGCCAACCATTTGGAGTTAGTACATTTACTCCTTGAATTGCGATTTTTCTTTTCGTCATTGTTGACAATAATGGCATAGCTTGTGTTTTTATTTTCCTTCCTATTCCCCATTCCCTGCTTTGCGGATTTTTCGCACCAGATTTAACTCTGCTTGGAAGTCTATGTAATGTGGGAGTTTGAGATGTTGGACAAAACCTTGTGCTTCCACGTTATCGGAGTGGGAAACTACAAATTCGACACTTTGGGCTGGGCCTTGAACTGTTTCTCCTAATTCCTCAGACCGCATTGCTCTATCTACCAACGCCATCGACATAGTTTTACGTTCGTTGTAACCAAAGGTGAGTCCATAGCCACGGGTAAACTGGGCGGGTAATTCTTGACTACCTTGAAACTGGTTGACCATTTGCACTTCGGTAACGGTAATATCGGCGATCGCCACTTCAAATCCCAATTCTTCTGGACAAATTATTACCTCTACTTCCCCCATGCGAATTTCTCCCGCAAACGGATGGTTTCTGCCGTAGCCTCGTTGTGTAGAATATGCCAAAGATAGCAAAAAACCCTCATCTGCACGCGCTAGATTTTGCAGTCTCGCATCCCGTTCTGCTGGAAAGGTTAACGGTTGGCGAGTCAGGTCAAATGGTTGAGGTGAAGAATCATCATTGTTTGCTTGGTTTGTGTCTCTGCTTCCCTGTTCTAGTTCTGCTTGGATCAAGCCTTCACGATCTAGAGTGTCAATTACGCGAGGAACTGGTTCTGTAAATGCTTCTGCTTCTGGTGCTGTGGGAACTTGTCCTTCTGCTATTAGCTTAAAGTCTAGTAGACGGTGGATGTAGTCAAAAGTAGGGCCTAACTTCTGTCCTCCCGGAACATCTTTAAAAATGGCAGAAATTCGCCGCTGAATCTGCATTTTGCTGGTGTCTAACGGTAGGCTGTAGTAAAAGCGGGGTAATGTTGTGCGATAGGCTCGGACTAAGAAAATTGCTTCTACTAAATCACCCCAAGATTGTTTAATCGCTAAAGCGGCTAACTGTCGGTCATATAAGCTCCCCTCCGACATCACCCGTTCTACAGCTAGGGTAAGCTGTTGTTCAATTTGGTCTAGGGTCAATTCGGGAATAGCAGGATCACCTCTACGTTTGCTTTGTAATAGTGCTTCTGCATTTTGAATTGCCTGTTCACCGCCTTTAACTGCAACGTATGGCATATATTTTGATTATCTGCTCCGATATTGTTTCCTAATTGTCACTTTCTACGCTGGGCTGGAGTACACATTGAAAACTCCAGCCATGCTGCTTGAATCCCAGTGATTGATAGAATTGATGGGCACGCTCGCGTTTTATATTGGAAGAAAGCATTAATTTATAACACCCAGCCTCCGTACTAAGTTTC
The Gloeotrichia echinulata CP02 DNA segment above includes these coding regions:
- the phnL gene encoding phosphonate C-P lyase system protein PhnL — protein: MQSLPVNHRQVNFASQAVLQVENLRKSFTLHQQGGICLPVLKGVSLSINAGECVALAGASGSGKSTFMRCLYANYRVDSGSIWIKHQQNWVDLCQLAPHEILTIRQKTIGYVSQFLRVIPRVPALEVAAEPLLELGVNIDVAYQKVKELFCRLNLPERLWNISPTTFSGGEKQRVNITRALVVDYPILLLDEPTSALDATNRQVVIELLQERKAQGCALIGIFHDEELRGLTTNSSASTQLCNRELIFGKDN
- the phnK gene encoding phosphonate C-P lyase system protein PhnK, with translation MTKPLLQVHELSKSYGAIKACDRISFDLYPGQVLGIVGESGSGKSTLLSAIANQISLDQGNIIYASSSGDYLDICQLAEAKRRLLMRTEWGFVQQNPRDGLRMRVSAGANIGERLLDIGVRHYGKIRDEAAHWLQQVEIDPGRIDDLPIHFSGGMQQRLQLARVLVTRPRLILMDEPTGGLDVSVQARLLDLLRSLVRNFQLSVIIVTHDIGVVRLLAHRLLVMQQGQVVESGLTDQVLDDPQHPYTQLLVSATLTP
- a CDS encoding alpha-D-ribose 1-methylphosphonate 5-phosphate C-P-lyase PhnJ codes for the protein MNISPNSPSPETGFNFAYLDEQTKRSIRRALLKAVAIPGHQIPFSSREMPMSYGWGTGGIQVTAAVIGQTDVLKVIDQGADDTTNAVNIRRFFQKVCGVETTEQTSAATLIQTRHRIPETPLQDGQILVYQVPIPEPLRWLEPSSVETSKMHALEEYGSMYVKLYEDITRHGYIATSYDYPVIVHNHYLMSPSPIPRFDNPKMEMSPALQLFGAGREKRIYAIPPYTKVKSLDFEDHPFTIERWDQVCELCGSTESYLDEVVIDDQGGRMWICSDTDYCNRRQGKNPMTVDG
- a CDS encoding phosphonate degradation HD-domain oxygenase, with product MKPTIENIINLFAEKGHQLYGDEAVSQLEHALQCASLAEASGQTNELITACLLHDLGHLIHNLGDNPATKGIDDQHEYRAISLLSKMFSPAVTEPIKFHVAAKRYLCSVDPEYWNSLSNPSKRSLELQGGRFSPEQADTFIHQPYAQDAVQLRIYDDQAKITNLQTPDLNHFIPSITACLISLGK
- a CDS encoding alpha-D-ribose 1-methylphosphonate 5-triphosphate diphosphatase, translating into MPLLSTMTKRKIAIQGVNVLTPNGWLKDATVCIEDGQFTSIDQAISPEGFHLVNAQGLQMLPGMIDLHGDAFERMIYPRPGINFPLAMAMADNDRHLLASGITTFYCSITDSYEPGLRSRDSARELIDFILGVGKQILNCNHRIHIRHEEANTAGHQELCDWLTSDRVHILSVNDHLPPPGNEKRLSRYLNSVRQRSSMSVLEIEALLNQVAERRQEGYAQIAELVDLAHSKNIPLASHDDDTPEKVALSQQRRVAIAEFPADITLAAQSREYGAAVLMGAPNLVRGGSHLGLMSVAEAIKHKVLDCLCSDYHYPSLFYAPFKLEELGLMSFEQAWSLVSQRPAEAVGISDRKGKIAPGLDADFLLICSAHPLPSSIASVYIAGQEVARYSRGLGTGLQV
- a CDS encoding carbon-phosphorus lyase complex subunit PhnI, with the translated sequence MPYVAVKGGEQAIQNAEALLQSKRRGDPAIPELTLDQIEQQLTLAVERVMSEGSLYDRQLAALAIKQSWGDLVEAIFLVRAYRTTLPRFYYSLPLDTSKMQIQRRISAIFKDVPGGQKLGPTFDYIHRLLDFKLIAEGQVPTAPEAEAFTEPVPRVIDTLDREGLIQAELEQGSRDTNQANNDDSSPQPFDLTRQPLTFPAERDARLQNLARADEGFLLSLAYSTQRGYGRNHPFAGEIRMGEVEVIICPEELGFEVAIADITVTEVQMVNQFQGSQELPAQFTRGYGLTFGYNERKTMSMALVDRAMRSEELGETVQGPAQSVEFVVSHSDNVEAQGFVQHLKLPHYIDFQAELNLVRKIRKAGNGE